In Planctomycetota bacterium, one DNA window encodes the following:
- a CDS encoding class I SAM-dependent methyltransferase, which yields MSKKDWFQAFDSELWLQGDEDAGTQAAFIRKVLGLRKGQTVLDAPCGEGRIAVLLAEAGLLVMGIDHNPYFLERARARFEEGELEGEFLVGDIREISLLGCFHAAFNWGGSFGYFSDEENLETLRRLARAVRPGGRVLVDQPNREYVLRHFVKERRHGPLTVLNRWNARRQRIESRWTLRRRGTKHTYPMAIRLYTPVQMRRLFKQVGLKVEAAYGSPDGKKFRRTSHRLILVGRKTKK from the coding sequence ATGAGCAAGAAAGACTGGTTCCAGGCATTCGATTCCGAGTTGTGGCTCCAGGGCGACGAGGACGCCGGGACCCAGGCCGCCTTCATCCGGAAGGTCCTCGGCCTGCGCAAAGGCCAGACGGTGCTGGACGCGCCGTGCGGCGAGGGGCGCATCGCGGTTCTCCTCGCCGAGGCCGGTCTGCTCGTCATGGGCATCGACCACAATCCATACTTTCTCGAGCGCGCCCGGGCGCGGTTCGAGGAGGGAGAACTCGAAGGCGAGTTTCTCGTCGGCGACATCCGCGAAATCTCGCTCTTGGGATGTTTCCACGCCGCCTTCAACTGGGGCGGCAGTTTCGGATATTTCTCCGACGAGGAGAACCTGGAGACCCTTCGCCGGCTCGCCCGCGCCGTTCGCCCCGGAGGCCGCGTCCTCGTGGACCAGCCCAACCGCGAATATGTCCTTCGGCACTTCGTGAAGGAGCGCCGCCACGGACCGCTCACGGTCCTCAACCGCTGGAACGCCCGCCGCCAGCGCATCGAATCCCGGTGGACCCTCCGCCGGCGAGGCACCAAGCACACCTACCCCATGGCTATCCGCCTTTACACGCCCGTCCAGATGCGCCGGCTGTTCAAGCAGGTGGGCCTGAAGGTCGAGGCGGCCTACGGCAGCCCGGACGGCAAAAAGTTTCGCCGCACCTCCCACCGCCTCATCCTCGTCGGGCGAAAAACGAAGAAGTAG